Proteins from a single region of Coleofasciculus sp. FACHB-T130:
- a CDS encoding long-chain fatty acid--CoA ligase, producing MSKAPTSFQLSERDRANLSRMVDYSSVESLPAIWQIARSHFGNTIALHDPHAQPEVVINYTELAQQIQQFAAGLQALGVQPESRLALIADNSPRWFIADQGAMTAGAVDIVRSSQAEREELLFILADSGSTTLVVEDLKTLKKLRERLNDLPIQLVVLLSDEEPPEESTLKMLNFSGVMAAGENQSLQPVKQTREMLATLIYTSGTTGKPKGVMLTHGNLLHQITNLGTIVQPQPGEPVLTILPTWHSFGRTGEYFFLSHGCTQIYTSIRHIKKDFKEFQPHYLIAVPRLWESIYEGVQKQFREQPANKQKLVKNLLSISQRYIEARRTWQNLRLQPQPPSLQERLLAGSQMVALAPAHALAEKLVYGKVREATGGKLKYVISGGGSLAMHLENFFEIIGLEVLVGYGLTETSPVLTARQSWCNLRGSSGRFLPGTEIKIVDPETRKPLPAGSRGLVLARGPQVMQGYYQNPQATAKAIDAEGWFDSGDLGWLTEANDLVLTGRAKDTIVLTNGENIEPQPIEDACLRSPYIDQIVLVGQDERSLGALIVPNLEALQKWAADNNLHLRLPEETSLPSNIPTASTQEIDLNSKIVQELFKKELNREVQNRPGYRPDDRISLFKLILEPFSIENGMMTQTLKIRRPVVMERYRDMIDGMFA from the coding sequence ATGTCGAAAGCCCCTACTTCCTTCCAACTCAGCGAGCGAGACCGTGCTAACCTTAGCCGTATGGTAGATTACAGTTCGGTGGAATCTCTACCGGCTATCTGGCAGATAGCGCGATCGCACTTTGGTAATACCATTGCCCTCCACGACCCCCACGCTCAACCAGAAGTAGTCATAAATTACACCGAACTAGCTCAGCAAATTCAACAGTTTGCCGCTGGGTTGCAGGCATTAGGAGTACAGCCAGAATCTCGCCTCGCCCTGATTGCGGATAATAGCCCGCGCTGGTTTATTGCCGACCAAGGGGCGATGACCGCTGGGGCAGTTGATATCGTGCGTAGCTCTCAGGCAGAGCGGGAAGAGTTACTATTTATACTTGCAGATAGCGGCAGCACTACTTTAGTGGTAGAAGACCTGAAGACGCTAAAAAAACTCAGGGAACGCCTCAACGACCTCCCGATTCAGCTAGTCGTCTTGCTCTCCGATGAAGAACCACCCGAAGAATCCACCCTGAAAATGCTGAACTTCTCTGGAGTCATGGCAGCAGGGGAAAATCAATCCTTGCAGCCGGTGAAGCAAACCCGAGAAATGCTAGCGACGCTTATTTATACTTCTGGTACGACAGGCAAGCCCAAAGGCGTGATGCTGACGCATGGCAACCTGCTCCATCAGATTACCAACTTGGGAACCATCGTTCAGCCGCAACCAGGCGAACCTGTCCTGACGATTCTCCCCACTTGGCACAGCTTCGGGCGCACTGGCGAATACTTTTTCCTCTCCCACGGTTGCACCCAGATTTACACGAGCATTCGCCACATCAAAAAAGACTTTAAAGAATTCCAACCCCATTATTTAATTGCTGTCCCTCGACTGTGGGAATCTATCTACGAAGGCGTCCAGAAGCAGTTCCGCGAACAACCTGCAAACAAGCAGAAACTGGTTAAAAATCTGCTAAGCATTAGTCAGCGCTACATTGAAGCTCGCCGTACTTGGCAAAACTTGCGCTTACAACCTCAACCTCCCTCCCTGCAAGAACGGCTATTAGCTGGAAGCCAAATGGTTGCCTTGGCTCCTGCCCATGCGCTTGCCGAGAAATTAGTGTATGGAAAAGTCCGAGAAGCCACCGGAGGCAAATTAAAGTACGTCATCAGTGGCGGCGGCTCCCTTGCCATGCACCTGGAAAACTTTTTTGAAATTATTGGACTTGAGGTGCTGGTGGGCTATGGTCTTACAGAAACATCCCCCGTCTTAACAGCTCGTCAGTCTTGGTGTAATTTGCGGGGTTCATCTGGGCGATTTCTGCCAGGAACGGAAATTAAAATAGTTGACCCCGAAACCCGAAAACCCCTTCCGGCTGGGAGTCGCGGTCTGGTTTTAGCACGAGGGCCACAAGTGATGCAGGGATATTATCAAAATCCCCAAGCAACTGCCAAGGCAATTGACGCTGAAGGTTGGTTTGATAGCGGCGACTTGGGTTGGCTAACAGAGGCGAATGACTTAGTGCTGACAGGTCGGGCGAAGGATACGATAGTTTTAACTAACGGCGAAAACATCGAACCCCAGCCGATTGAAGATGCCTGTCTGCGGAGTCCTTATATTGACCAAATTGTGCTGGTAGGTCAAGATGAGCGATCGCTTGGTGCGTTAATTGTCCCCAATCTGGAAGCTTTGCAAAAGTGGGCAGCAGATAACAATCTGCACTTGCGTCTTCCAGAGGAAACTTCTTTACCCAGCAATATCCCTACTGCATCCACTCAAGAAATTGACCTGAATAGTAAGATTGTTCAGGAATTATTCAAGAAAGAATTAAACCGGGAGGTGCAAAATCGCCCTGGTTATCGCCCAGATGACCGGATAAGTCTCTTTAAGCTAATTCTGGAGCCGTTCTCCATTGAAAATGGCATGATGACCCAGACGTTGAAAATCCGCCGACCTGTCGTAATGGAACGCTACCGCGATATGATCGACGGGATGTTTGCCTGA
- a CDS encoding YlqD family protein, which translates to MDVSQSHLLLKRPVTIKAVVTPRWKEEAQQQLQAQINQLDSQLQQLEMQGQRAISEIQKQNLQPPGPQVMQQIDNIQIQVNQKKSELLEQKNQLLQQLQQVQLIELNDEVNHGQIEGFFKVEPGDNLIQKMQVEILLRDGIVEEIRGEI; encoded by the coding sequence ATGGATGTTTCTCAATCACACCTGCTGCTGAAGCGACCCGTTACAATCAAGGCCGTTGTTACTCCTCGTTGGAAAGAGGAAGCACAGCAACAACTCCAGGCGCAAATTAACCAGCTTGACTCTCAGTTGCAACAGCTTGAAATGCAAGGACAGCGGGCAATCTCAGAAATTCAAAAGCAGAATCTGCAACCCCCTGGCCCTCAAGTGATGCAACAAATTGACAATATCCAAATCCAGGTTAATCAAAAGAAAAGCGAACTGCTTGAGCAGAAAAATCAACTTCTGCAACAGTTGCAACAAGTGCAGCTGATAGAACTCAACGACGAAGTGAATCACGGTCAGATTGAAGGCTTCTTTAAAGTAGAGCCGGGAGATAATCTGATTCAAAAAATGCAGGTAGAAATTCTCCTGCGCGATGGAATTGTAGAAGAAATTCGCGGGGAAATTTAA